In Papaver somniferum cultivar HN1 chromosome 1, ASM357369v1, whole genome shotgun sequence, a genomic segment contains:
- the LOC113304095 gene encoding putative receptor-like protein kinase At4g00960: MGSFFQMFIKILSTILIFNIQCYVLKSNAQIDQSNIFALCSGNITSSTYLSNLNLVLSSLANSFNKTTVHNGYYNDTIGRKPNIAYGSYQCRGDLTVEACRSHVDLAAKEIIRRCPSSEEAVITFKELAVLKYSAKSFFTIMRDKPSFTLPNANSVTNPEEFNPGFDKLTKNLLAEVASNGVSSSSSSTNKKLYAIGDIEITPSQKIHGLAQCSSDISVNNCTQCLRGEIDDIRKRFSGREGGRVICWSCYFRYETFSFYELNATSPPFSSPVNPKHSKRKFPLKLFLMIFVPLVVIVLSIIIILYFCIMKRKKKVLEKKIEDIDEIQSDESLQFNFSTISAATHNFSDASKLGRGGFGTVYKGTLSDGQEIAVKRLSENSGQGEEEFKNEVVLLVKLQHKNLVRLLGFCLDGEEKLLVYELMKHGSLDQFLFDPVKRTYLNWERRYKIIGGIAKGLLYLHEDSRLKIIHRDLKASNVLLGEDMVPKISDFGMARIFLVNQNQASTKRICGTFGYMAPEYAMHGKFSVKSDVYSFGVLILEILSGKRSNSFGGFEGAENVLSYAWGLWKEERSMELLDPTLRECYSANEVMRCIQIGLLCVQEDVANRPTMAWIIHMLNNHSVTLPSPLSPSAFLLRGKTEPEIHSEDGDNISVNQMSMTEFYPR, translated from the exons ATGGGTAGTTTTTTCCAGATGTTTATCAAAATTCTTTCCACCATTCTGATATTCAACATACAGTGCTATGTGTTGAAATCTAATGCGCAAATTGATCAGAGTAATATTTTCGCCTTGTGTTCAGGTAATATCACCTCTAGTACATATCTGTCCAACCTTAATCTTGTTCTGTCTTCTTTGGCAAATTCATTCAACAAAACCACTGTCCATAATGGATATTACAACGACACCATTGGGCGAAAGCCTAATATCGCCTATGGATCTTATCAGTGCAGAGGTGATCTTACAGTAGAAGCATGTCGATCTCATGTTGATTTAGCCGCTAAAGAAATAATACGCCGCTGCCCAAGCTCCGAAGAAGCAGTTATTACATTCAAAGAACTAGCTGTTTTAAAATATTCCGCTAAATCATTCTTCACAATCATGCGGGATAAACCATCATTTACTCTCCCGAATGCAAATTCGGTCACAAACCCGGAGGAGTTTAATCCAGGATTCGACAAATTGACGAAAAATCTTTTAGCAGAGGTCGCTTCTAATGGTGTCTCCTCTTCGTCTTCTTCGACTaacaaaaagttgtatgctattgGAGACATAGAGATTACGCCCTCACAGAAAATACATGGGCTGGCTCAGTGTTCTTCTGATATATCAGTTAACAATTGCACTCAATGTCTTCGTGGAGAAATAGATGATATTCGAAAACGGTTTAGCGGGCGAGAAGGTGGCAGAGTTATTTGTTGGAGCTGCTATTTTAGATATGAGACGTTTTCTTTTTATGAACTCAACGCAACTTCACCACCATTTTCATCTCCTGTGAACCCAAAACACT CAAAGAGAAAGTTTCCGCTGAAACTGTTCCTTATGATCTTTGTTCCGTTAGTGGTTATAGTATTATCCATCATAATCATTTTGTATTTCTGCATaatgaagagaaaaaagaaagtacTGGAAAAGAAGATTGAAG ATATCGATGAGATTCAAAGTGATGAGTCTTTGCAATTCAACTTCAGTACCATAAGTGCCGCTACACACAACTTCTCAGATGCTAGTAAACTTGGACGAGGCGGATTTGGTACTGTATACAAG GGTACACTCTCAGATGGACAAGAAATAGCTGTGAAGAGGTTGTCTGAAAATTCTGGCCAAGGTGAAGAAGAATTTAAGAATGAAGTTGTATTATTGGTCAAACTGCAACACAAAAATCTTGTTAGACTTTTAGGCTTCTGTTTAGATGGAGAGGAAAAGCTTCTTGTTTACGAGCTTATGAAGCATGGAAGCCTCGATCAGTTTTTATTCG ATCCTGTTAAACGCACATATTTGAATTGGGAAAGGCGATACAAGATTATAGGAGGCATTGCTAAAGGACTTCTCTATCTTCACGAGGACTCTCGACTTAAGATTATCCATCGGGATCTAAAAGCCAGCAATGTGTTATTAGGAGAAGATATGGTCCCCAAAATTTCAGATTTtgggatggctaggattttcttGGTGAACCAAAATCAAGCCAGTACAAAACGAATTTGTGGAACTTT TGGATACATGGCTCCAGAGTATGCAATGCATGGTAAATTCTCCGTGAAATCGGACGTCTATAGTTTCGGTGTTTTGATTCTAGAAATCCTAAGTGGAAAGAGGAGTAACTCATTTGGTGGATTCGAAGGTGCTGAGAATGTCTTAAGCTAT GCATGGGGCCTTTGGAAGGAGGAGAGATCTATGGAATTGTTAGATCCAACACTAAGAGAATGTTATTCGGCAAACGAAGTGATGAGATGCATCCAAATTGGGTTATTATGTGTTCAAGAAGATGTAGCTAATAGACCCACAATGGCATGGATTATTCACATGCTCAATAACCACTCTGTCACTCTTCCATCACCTTTATCACCATCTGCATTTTTACTGCGTGGTAAAACTGAACCCGAAATCCATTCTGAAGATGGCGACAACATAAGCGTGAATCAGATGTCCATGACGGAATTTTACCCTCGCTGA
- the LOC113304120 gene encoding putative receptor-like protein kinase At4g00960, translating into MRYCILIIFIIYHLVCTFAQPTSRQPIFYREFCSGGNYTTKSTYHGNINFLLSSSLTLFNNEGVNNGYRSSSIGSDPDVVHGAYQCRGDLTTEECQNCFDVATADIKQNIRCPNSKQAIVWYDLCNLRYSNETFFSVLLQKPVFYMVNQTSITTNQDEFNKSLVGLMDRLVRESTVSGQSTKSFAVGAANFSVSRQIYGLVQCADISSTDCNKCLSQVAGNLSVCCNGKVGAKVLNPSCNFRYETYPFYQSKVVNATSPLPQGKRNHSAGKIVIIVVVPSLIAVLCTIAIWYLCSRKASREPSQLPLRRVTRETTQDNDIYSIQSVESVQFSFSMIGAATDNFSTANKLGEGGFGSVYKGTLPDGQDIAVKRLSKNSGQGEEEFKNEVVLLVKLQHRNLVRLLGFCLDGKERLLIYNFMPNSSLDKLIFDSVKRTCLDWEKRYKIIGGVARGLLYLHEDSRFKIIHRDLKASNILLDAEVNPKIADFGMARLFKVDQTQASTVRIVGTYGYMAPEYAMHGKISEKSDVFSFGVLVLEILCGKKNNSFNDPDVSGDLLSYAWRQWNIGTALDLLDPILKDNHCESEVMRCIHIALLCVQENAVDRPTMASIVLMLNNFSTNLPVPSVPAFFVRSFRESKFRWDDNKDPLSVSDQSTSKSSQSVNEISMTELYPR; encoded by the exons atgagatATTGCATACTGATCATATTTATAATCTACCACTTGGTCTGTACATTTGCACAACCAACCTCTCGTCAGCCAATCTTCTATCGAGAATTCTGTTCAGGAGGTAATTATACTactaagagtacttatcatgggAACATCAACTTCCTTCTCTCTTCATCGCTCACTTTATTTAACAACGAAGGCGTCAATAATGGATACCGAAGTTCCAGTATTGGGTCCGATCCCGACGTTGTTCACGGGGCTTACCAGTGCAGAGGTGATCTTACAACAGAAGAATGCCAAAACTGTTTTGATGTAGCAACTGCAGACATTAAACAAAACATTAGATGTCCAAATTCTAAGCAAGCAATTGTATGGTATGATTTATGTAATCTAAGGTATTCTAATGAAACATTCTTCTCAGTTCTGCTACAAAAACCAGTTTTTTATATGGTAAACCAAACTAGCATTACCACAAATCAAGATGAGTTTAACAAGAGTTTAGTCGGACTAATGGATAGACTAGTCAGAGAAAGTACAGTTTCCGGCCAATCTACAAAATCATTTGCTGTTGGAGCAGCAAACTTCTCGGTATCTCGGCAGATATATGGATTAGTACAGTGTGCAGATATATCATCAACTGATTGCAATAAGTGCCTCAGTCAGGTTGCCGGGAATTTATCCGTATGTTGTAATGGAAAAGTTGGTGCAAAAGTTCTCAACCCAAGTTGCAATTTCAGATATGAAACATATCCTTTCTATCAATCCAAGGTTGTTAATGCAACATCTCCTCTGCCTCAAG GGAAAAGAAACCACTCAGCCGGAAAAATTGTTATTATCGTAGTTGTTCCTTCACTAATTGCAGTACTGTGCACAATAGCAATTTGGTACTTATGCTCACGAAAAGCGTCAAGGGAACCGAGTCAATTACCTCTACGAAGAGTAACAAGGGAAACAACGCAAGATA ATGATATTTATTCAATTCAGAGTGTTGAATCCGTCCAATTCAGCTTCAGTATGATAGGAGCTGCAACTGACAATTTCTCTACTGCTAATAAGCTTGGTGAAGGCGGTTTCGGTTCTGTATACAAG GGTACACTCCCAGATGGACAAGATATAGCTGTTAAGAGGCTTTCGAAAAATTCAGGTCAAGGcgaagaagaatttaaaaatgAAGTTGTCTTACTAGTAAAATTGCAACACAGGAATCTTGTGAGACTTCTAGGCTTCTGCTTGGATGGAAAGGAAAGACTACTCATCTATAATTTCATGCCAAACTCAAGCCTCGACAAATTGATATTTG ATTCTGTTAAACGTACTTGTTTGGATTGGGAAAAAAGGTATAAGATAATTGGCGGGGTTGCAAGAGGGCTTCTTTATCTGCATGAGGATTCCCGATTTAAGATTATTCATCGTGATCTTAAAGCCAGCAATATATTATTAGATGCAGAAGTGAACCCCAAAATTGCAGATTTTGGCATGGCTAGACTTTTTAAGGTGGACCAAACTCAAGCCAGCACAGTTAGAATCGTTGGAACATA TGGATATATGGCGCCAGAGTATGCAATGCATGGAAAAATCTCCGAGAAGTCAGATGTGTTTAGTTTCGGTGTGTTAGTTCTGGAGATCCTTTGCGGAAAAAAGAACAACTCTTTCAATGATCCAGATGTCTCTGGAGACCTTCTTAGCTAT GCATGGAGACAATGGAATATTGGGACAGCTTTAGACTTGTTAGACCCGATTTTGAAGGACAATCATTGTGAAAGTGAAGTAATGAGATGCATCCACATTGCATTATTGTGTGTTCAGGAAAATGCAGTTGACCGACCCACAATGGCGTCAATTGTTTTGATGCTTAACAACTTCTCGACTAATTTACCAGTGCCTTCAGTACCTGCTTTTTTTGTACGTAGTTTCAGGGAATCTAAATTTCGTTGGGATGATAATAAAGATCCGCTAAGTGTTTCAGATCAATCAACGAGTAAATCTTCACAAAGTGTTAATGAAATTTCGATGACTGAATTATACCCTCGATGA
- the LOC113352048 gene encoding uncharacterized protein LOC113352048 has translation MAIKLDLSKAFDILEWSFIIVVFKKLGFSEVWCHLIYQCISTVSYSVLINGSPSESFLPSRGIRQGDCLSPYIFILCMKVLSQLLSKAEEDKLIQDDCMMFCKASVTYAKNIIKVINVFAKASGQAINFDKSGFITSGKMHHKLIKILSKTLNMKFLSSSEKYLGTPLFIGKDKTKSFSFLIDNFYARLNSSKKSNLNIAGRTMVTKHVLSSLSVYHMACFPLPTKVTRKSKLNGGLGIRNSYVTNRVFICKLGWRIMKNQNSLLSRFIQNKYFPNQNLLEIDKAADSSSWLWKGIVKGLKFIKDNTVIKINNGAFTPIWNAPWIPGISLPPTPLNPICNNYTYVSELIDYHHNCWNVPLLNLLFSHDDVIRILSIRLNLLQPDSLKWAHTRDESVMHLFVNCPVVSRIWFGLSLQHLVTTDLEWLDDIFLYWHDSSLGMSPFKVGWPSVGAIVMWCVWKLRCDVIFKNVTLDMNRIIVDIKRMLNSYIAPQISVVVCFDVKIPQSKVEHFMFIDGSFKDFKFGIDVIWCDVAGNVRKTRSDFGLIQDAVGAEATALLLAISWAKEMNLPKVVFVSDCLHLVNFVNGCNSSVDWRSLDLLELCRSSISSSVSFKLMYIKRQNNPLADRLARRARKNNLKGLWFSLPNFLNNMCRKTNLNILCNSLLT, from the exons ATGGCTATTAAACTTGATCTTTCAAAAGCTTTCGATATACTTGAGTGGTCCTTCATCATTGTTGTTTTTAAAAAGTTGGGATTCTCTGAAGTTTGGTGTCATTTGATATATCAGTGTATCAGCACAGTGTCTTACTCAGTGCTGATCAATGGCTCCCCTAGTGAATCTTTTCTGCCTTCTCGGGGTATTAGGCAAGGGGATTGTCTTTCTCCCTATATCTTCATTCTTTGCATGAAGGTTTTGTCTCAGCTGCTCTCTAAAGCTGAGGAAGATAAGCTTATTCAAG atgattgcatgATGTTTTGTAAAGCTTCTGTCACTTATGCAAAGAATATCATTAAAGTTATCAATGTTTTTGCTAAGGCATCAGGTCAGGCAATTAACTTCGATAAATCTGGGTTTATAACTAGTGGGAAAATGCATCATAAACTCATCAAGATATTATCTAAGACCCTTAATATGAAGTTTCTTAGTAGTTCTGAAAAGTATTTAGGTACTCCTTTATTTATTGGCAAGGACAAGACTAAATCTTTTAGCTTTCTTATTGATAATTTCTATGCTAGACTTAATTCTTCGAAAAAATCCAACTTGAACATTGCTGGTAGAACAATGGTTACTAAACATGTGTTATCTAGCTTGTCTGTTTATCATATGGCTTGTTTTCCTCTTCCTACAAAGGTCACTA GGAAATCTAAACTAAATGGTGGTTTGGGTATTAGGAATTCCTATGTTACTAATAGAGTTTTCATTTGCAAGCTGGGTTGGAGAATTATGAAGAATCAGAATAGTTTGCTTTCTAGATTTATTCAGAATAAATATTTCCCTAATCAGAATCTTTTGGAAATTGATAAGGCGGCTGACTCTTCTTCGTGGTTGTGGAAAGGCATTGTTAAGGGTCTGAAATTTATTAAGGATAATACAGTGATTAAAATAAATAATGGGGCTTTCACTCCTATTTGGAATGCTCCCTGGATTCCAGGGATTTCTTTACCTCCTACTCCTTTGAATCCTATTTGCAATAACTATACTTATGTGTCTGAACTTATTGACTATCATCACAACTGTTGGAATGTTCCTCTTCTGAACCTCTTATTCTCCCATGATGATGTTATTAGGATTTTATCTATTAGATTAAACTTGTTGCAGCCGGACTCTCTTAAGTGGGCTCATACCAGAGATG AatctgttatgcatctttttgtaAACTGTCCTGTTGTTTCTCGTATTTGGTTTGGTCTCTCCCTTCAACATTTGGTTACTACTGATTTGGAATGGTTAGATGATATTTTCCTATATTGGCATGACTCAAGTCTGGGTATGTCTCCTTTTAAAGTTGGTTGGCCTAGTGTAGGTGCTATTGTTATGTGGTGTGTCTGGAAATTGAGGTGTGACGTAATCTTCAAGAATGTTACTCTGGATATGAACAGGATCATTGTGGATATCAAGAGAATGCTTAATTCTTACATTGCTCCGCAGATTagtgttgttgtttgttttgatGTCAAAATTCCACAGTCTAAAGTGGAGCATTTTATGTTTATAGATGGTTCTTTCAAGGATTTTAAATTTGGTATCGATGTTATTTGGTGTGATGTTGCAGGGAATGTAAGAAAGACGCGCTCGGACTTTGGGTTGATCCAAGATGCTGTGGGAGCTGAAGCTACTGCGCTTTTGTTGGCTATCTCTTGGGCAAAAGAGATGAATCTTCCCAAAGTGGTGTTTGTTAGTGATTGTCTTCATCTGGTCAATTTTGTTAACGGCTGCAACTCTTCAGTGGATTGGAGAAGCCTGGACCTTTTGGAGCTTTGTCGGAGTTCAATTTCTAGttcagtttcttttaaactaatgTATATAAAGCGGCAGAATAACCCGTTAGCGGACCGGCTTGCGCGTCGGGCTAGGAAAAACAATCTCAAGGGTTTATGGTTTTCTCTTCCAAATTTTCTTAATAATATGTGTAGGAAGACAAACCTTAATATACTTTGTAACTCTCTTCTTACTTAA